One Salarias fasciatus chromosome 9, fSalaFa1.1, whole genome shotgun sequence DNA segment encodes these proteins:
- the nrbp2b gene encoding nuclear receptor-binding protein 2b — protein MTMSVPERKSGSEGKEEESEDESEILEESPCGRWQKRKEQVSQGNVPGVESASLAMDTEEGVEVVWNEVLFSDKKVFKAQEEKIKEMFENLMQVEHPNIVKFHKYWLDMKESQARVIFITEYMSSGSLKQFLKKTKKNHKTMNVKAWKRWCTQILSALSYLHSCDPPIIHGNLTCDTIFIQHNGLIKIGSVWHRLFVNVFPDANVHGKGRQHRDEQRNLHFFAPEYGSSEDDYSIDIFSFGICALEMAVLEIQANGDTAVSKEAISSAGQSLEDPLMREFTQSCLCHEAKLRPTAHDLLFHRVLFEVHSLKLLAAHCLINNQYLLPENCVEEKTKSFDPNAIMAEIKHDDRQGVQLKYSHVSPLELDKFLEDVKNGIYPLMNFASSRPHPVPRALSLSQEQVETVKTPTPEPQETETRKVVQMQCNLESNEEGTKTHLSLFLRMDDKLHRQLSCDILPTDSSKDLASELVHYAFINEEDSEKVAGFLEDAISRHRVRVLTSGSTQ, from the exons GTCAGCCAAGGTAATGTCCCGGGCGTGGAGAGCGCCTCCCTGGCCATGGACACAGAGGAGGGCGTCGAAGTGGTCTGGAACGAAGTGCTCTTCTCTGACAAGAAGGTCTTCAAAGCACAGGAG GAGAAAATCAAGGAGATGTTCGAGAACCTGATGCAGGTCGAACACCCCAACATTGTCAAGTTCCACAAATACTGGCTGGACATGAAGGAGAGCCAGGCTCGG GTTATATTCATCACAGAATACATGTCATCAGGCAGCCTCAAGCAGTtcctaaagaaaacaaaaaagaatcaCAAGACCATGAATGTGAAG GCCTGGAAACGATGGTGCACCCAGATTCTCTCTGCACTCAG TTACCTACACTCCTGTGACCCACCAATCATCCATGGCAACCTGACATGTGACACCATCTTCATTCAGCACAACGGCCTCATCAAGATCGGCTCAG TGTGGCATCGGCTATTTGTTAATG tGTTTCCAGATGCCAACGTGCACGGTAAAGGAAGACAGCACCGCGACGAACAAAGAAACCTTCACTTTTTTGCTCCTGAATATGGAT CTAGTGAAGACGATTACTCTATAGACATTTTCTCCTTTGGCATCTGTGCTCTGGAG ATGGCGGTACTGGAGATCCAAGCCAACGGAGACACTGCAGTGTCCAAAGAGGCCATATCCAGTGCGGGTCAATCTCTGGAAGACCCTCTCATGAGA GAGTTCACTCAGTCGTGTTTGTGCCATGAAGCCAAACTTCGGCCGACTGCTCACGACCTCCTGTTCCACCGCGTCCTGTTCGAGGTCCACTCCCTCAAACTGCTTGCTGCCCACTGCCTCATCAACAACCAGT ATTTGCTTCCTGAGAACTGCGTGGAAGAGAAAACCAAATCGTTTGACCCCAACGCCATCATGGCAGAGATCAAACACGATGATCGTCAGGGAGTTCAGCTCAA GTACTCCCATGTTTCTCCGTTGGAGCTCGACAAGTTCCTGGAGGATGTCAA GAACGGGATTTACCCCTTGATGAACTTCGCCTCGTCTCGGCCTCACCCTGTCCCTCGAGCGCTGTCCTTGTctcaggagcaggtggagacggTCAAGACACCGACTCCTGAGCCccaggagacagagaccaggaag GTTGTTCAGATGCAGTGTAACTTGGAGTCAAATGAAGAAGGGACCAAAACGCAC CTGTCCTTGTTTCTGAGGATGGATGACAAACTTCATCGGCAGCTTAGCTGTGACATCCTACCAA CGGACTCCTCCAAAGACCTTGCCAGTGAACTTGTTCACTACGCCTTCATTAATGAG GAGGACAGTGAGAAGGTGGCGGGGTTCCTGGAGGACGCCATCAGCCGCCACCGGGTCCGAGTGCTCACCTCTGGGAGTACGCAGTGA
- the LOC115394294 gene encoding poly(U)-binding-splicing factor PUF60 isoform X2, with translation MTGLQGGEPLTMENGQGTGSKLGLPPLTPEQQEALQRAKKYAMEQSIKSVLVKQTIAHQQQQLTNLQMAAVTMGFGDPLSPLQSVAAQRQRALAIMCRVYVGSIYYELGEDTIRQAFAPFGPIKSIDMSWDSVTMKHKGFAFVEYDVPEAAQLALEQMNSVMLGGRNIKVGRPSNIGQAQPIIDQLAEEARAFNRIYVASVHPDLSDDDIKSVFEAFGRIKSCTLARDPTTGRHRGFGFIEYEKPQSALDAVSSMNLFDLGGQYLRVGKAVTPPMPLLTPTTPGGLPPAAAVAAAAATAKITAQEAVAGASVLGALAAPQLLGQQMGIPQAVMAAQAPGVITGVTPVRPPIPVLPQVGLVNPVLASPPVLSNQVGAANQLEKKEEKEEMLQDGTGQEMLSDQEHMSISGSSARHMVMQKLLRKSESTVMVLRNMVGPEDIDDDLEGEVTEECGKFGSVNRVIIYQEKQGEEEDADIIVKIFVEFSMASEMNKAIQALNDRWFGGRKVVAEVYDQDRFNSSDLSA, from the exons ATGACTGGATTGCAGGGAGGTGAACCTCTGACGATGGAGAATGGACAGGGCACAGGCTCCAAGCTTGGCCTGCCGCCTCTCACCcctgagcagcaggaggcacTTCAGAGG gcAAAGAAGTATGCCATGGAACAAAGCATTAAGAGTGTGTTGGTGAAGCAGACCATTgcccatcagcagcagcagctcaccaacCTGCAG ATGGCAGCAGTGACAATGGGCTTTGGAGATCCTCTCTCACCTTTACAATCG GTGGCAGCTCAGCGTCAGCGTGCACTGGCCATCATGTGTCGAGTGTATGTCGGCTCCATATACTATGAGCTTGGAGAGGACACCATCAGACAAGCCTTTGCCCCCTTTGGCCCAATCAAGAGTATTGACATGTCTTGGGATTCAGTCACGATGAAACACAAG GGATTTGCCTTTGTGGAGTATGATGTGCCAGAGGCTGCTCAGCTGGCTCTGGAGCAGATGAACTCAGTCATGTTGGGGGGGCGAAACATTAAG GTCGGGCGGCCAAGTAACATCGGTCAGGCGCAACCCATCATTGACCAGCTGGCAGAGGAGGCACGCGCCTTTAACCGAATATACGTGGCGTCCGTCCACCCCGACCTGTCGGACGACGACATCAAGAGTGTGTTTGAGGCCTTTGGACGGATCAAGTCTTGCACGTTAGCCAGAGACCCCACCACAGGGCGACACAGAGGCTTTGGCTTCATCG AGTATGAAAAGCCTCAGTCAGCCCTGGATGCAGTGTCTTCTATGAACCTCTTTGACCTGGGGGGTCAGTATCTACGGGTGGGCAAAGCAGTGACCCCCCCCATGCCCTTACTGACCCCCACAACCCCAGGTGGTTTgccgcctgctgcagctgtggctgcagcggcAGCCACCGCTAAGATAACGGCCCAG GAGGCTGTAGCTGGCGCATCAGTCTTGGGGGCGTTAGCTGCGCCCCAACTTCTTGGCCAGCAAATGGGAATACCTCAGGCCGTTATGGCTGCTCAGGCACCAGGAGTCATCACAG GTGTGACTCCGGTGCGCCCCCCCATACCAGTACTTCCCCAGGTTGGTCTCGTAAACCCCGTGCTCGCATCTCCGCCGGTCCTGTCCAACCAAGTCGGGGCCGCCAACCAActagaaaagaaagaggagaaggaagagatGCTTCAGGATGGCACAGGACAGGAAATGTTGAGTGACCAAGAGCACATGAGCATCTCAGGCAGCAGTGCCAGACATATGGTGATGCAGAAGCTGCTCAGAAAGTCAGAG TCCACGGTGATGGTGCTCCGGAACATGGTCGGACCAGAGGACATCGACGACGACCTGGAAGGcgaggtgacggaggagtgCGGGAAGTTTGGCTCCGTCAACAGAGTCATCATTTACCAGGAAAAGCAAGGCGAAGAGGAGGACGCAGATATTATTGTCAAAATCTTTGTAGAGTTTTCCATGGCCTCCGAGATGAACAAAGCCATCCAGGCCCTCAACGACCGCTGGTTCGGCGGTCGCAAAGTTGTGGCAGAAGTGTACGACCAAGACCGTTTTAACAGCAGCGACCTCTCTGCGTAA
- the LOC115394294 gene encoding poly(U)-binding-splicing factor PUF60 isoform X3, with protein MENGQGTGSKLGLPPLTPEQQEALQRAKKYAMEQSIKSVLVKQTIAHQQQQLTNLQMAAVTMGFGDPLSPLQSVAAQRQRALAIMCRVYVGSIYYELGEDTIRQAFAPFGPIKSIDMSWDSVTMKHKGFAFVEYDVPEAAQLALEQMNSVMLGGRNIKVGRPSNIGQAQPIIDQLAEEARAFNRIYVASVHPDLSDDDIKSVFEAFGRIKSCTLARDPTTGRHRGFGFIEYEKPQSALDAVSSMNLFDLGGQYLRVGKAVTPPMPLLTPTTPGGLPPAAAVAAAAATAKITAQASMNPFQRDLMAFQEAVAGASVLGALAAPQLLGQQMGIPQAVMAAQAPGVITGVTPVRPPIPVLPQVGLVNPVLASPPVLSNQVGAANQLEKKEEKEEMLQDGTGQEMLSDQEHMSISGSSARHMVMQKLLRKSESTVMVLRNMVGPEDIDDDLEGEVTEECGKFGSVNRVIIYQEKQGEEEDADIIVKIFVEFSMASEMNKAIQALNDRWFGGRKVVAEVYDQDRFNSSDLSA; from the exons ATGGAGAATGGACAGGGCACAGGCTCCAAGCTTGGCCTGCCGCCTCTCACCcctgagcagcaggaggcacTTCAGAGG gcAAAGAAGTATGCCATGGAACAAAGCATTAAGAGTGTGTTGGTGAAGCAGACCATTgcccatcagcagcagcagctcaccaacCTGCAG ATGGCAGCAGTGACAATGGGCTTTGGAGATCCTCTCTCACCTTTACAATCG GTGGCAGCTCAGCGTCAGCGTGCACTGGCCATCATGTGTCGAGTGTATGTCGGCTCCATATACTATGAGCTTGGAGAGGACACCATCAGACAAGCCTTTGCCCCCTTTGGCCCAATCAAGAGTATTGACATGTCTTGGGATTCAGTCACGATGAAACACAAG GGATTTGCCTTTGTGGAGTATGATGTGCCAGAGGCTGCTCAGCTGGCTCTGGAGCAGATGAACTCAGTCATGTTGGGGGGGCGAAACATTAAG GTCGGGCGGCCAAGTAACATCGGTCAGGCGCAACCCATCATTGACCAGCTGGCAGAGGAGGCACGCGCCTTTAACCGAATATACGTGGCGTCCGTCCACCCCGACCTGTCGGACGACGACATCAAGAGTGTGTTTGAGGCCTTTGGACGGATCAAGTCTTGCACGTTAGCCAGAGACCCCACCACAGGGCGACACAGAGGCTTTGGCTTCATCG AGTATGAAAAGCCTCAGTCAGCCCTGGATGCAGTGTCTTCTATGAACCTCTTTGACCTGGGGGGTCAGTATCTACGGGTGGGCAAAGCAGTGACCCCCCCCATGCCCTTACTGACCCCCACAACCCCAGGTGGTTTgccgcctgctgcagctgtggctgcagcggcAGCCACCGCTAAGATAACGGCCCAGGCAAGTATGAATCCCTTCCAAAGGGATTTAATGGCCTTCCAG GAGGCTGTAGCTGGCGCATCAGTCTTGGGGGCGTTAGCTGCGCCCCAACTTCTTGGCCAGCAAATGGGAATACCTCAGGCCGTTATGGCTGCTCAGGCACCAGGAGTCATCACAG GTGTGACTCCGGTGCGCCCCCCCATACCAGTACTTCCCCAGGTTGGTCTCGTAAACCCCGTGCTCGCATCTCCGCCGGTCCTGTCCAACCAAGTCGGGGCCGCCAACCAActagaaaagaaagaggagaaggaagagatGCTTCAGGATGGCACAGGACAGGAAATGTTGAGTGACCAAGAGCACATGAGCATCTCAGGCAGCAGTGCCAGACATATGGTGATGCAGAAGCTGCTCAGAAAGTCAGAG TCCACGGTGATGGTGCTCCGGAACATGGTCGGACCAGAGGACATCGACGACGACCTGGAAGGcgaggtgacggaggagtgCGGGAAGTTTGGCTCCGTCAACAGAGTCATCATTTACCAGGAAAAGCAAGGCGAAGAGGAGGACGCAGATATTATTGTCAAAATCTTTGTAGAGTTTTCCATGGCCTCCGAGATGAACAAAGCCATCCAGGCCCTCAACGACCGCTGGTTCGGCGGTCGCAAAGTTGTGGCAGAAGTGTACGACCAAGACCGTTTTAACAGCAGCGACCTCTCTGCGTAA
- the LOC115394294 gene encoding poly(U)-binding-splicing factor PUF60 isoform X1 has translation MAVTGTAGGEPLTMENGQGTGSKLGLPPLTPEQQEALQRAKKYAMEQSIKSVLVKQTIAHQQQQLTNLQMAAVTMGFGDPLSPLQSVAAQRQRALAIMCRVYVGSIYYELGEDTIRQAFAPFGPIKSIDMSWDSVTMKHKGFAFVEYDVPEAAQLALEQMNSVMLGGRNIKVGRPSNIGQAQPIIDQLAEEARAFNRIYVASVHPDLSDDDIKSVFEAFGRIKSCTLARDPTTGRHRGFGFIEYEKPQSALDAVSSMNLFDLGGQYLRVGKAVTPPMPLLTPTTPGGLPPAAAVAAAAATAKITAQASMNPFQRDLMAFQEAVAGASVLGALAAPQLLGQQMGIPQAVMAAQAPGVITGVTPVRPPIPVLPQVGLVNPVLASPPVLSNQVGAANQLEKKEEKEEMLQDGTGQEMLSDQEHMSISGSSARHMVMQKLLRKSESTVMVLRNMVGPEDIDDDLEGEVTEECGKFGSVNRVIIYQEKQGEEEDADIIVKIFVEFSMASEMNKAIQALNDRWFGGRKVVAEVYDQDRFNSSDLSA, from the exons ATGGCGGTAACGGGGACTGCG GGAGGTGAACCTCTGACGATGGAGAATGGACAGGGCACAGGCTCCAAGCTTGGCCTGCCGCCTCTCACCcctgagcagcaggaggcacTTCAGAGG gcAAAGAAGTATGCCATGGAACAAAGCATTAAGAGTGTGTTGGTGAAGCAGACCATTgcccatcagcagcagcagctcaccaacCTGCAG ATGGCAGCAGTGACAATGGGCTTTGGAGATCCTCTCTCACCTTTACAATCG GTGGCAGCTCAGCGTCAGCGTGCACTGGCCATCATGTGTCGAGTGTATGTCGGCTCCATATACTATGAGCTTGGAGAGGACACCATCAGACAAGCCTTTGCCCCCTTTGGCCCAATCAAGAGTATTGACATGTCTTGGGATTCAGTCACGATGAAACACAAG GGATTTGCCTTTGTGGAGTATGATGTGCCAGAGGCTGCTCAGCTGGCTCTGGAGCAGATGAACTCAGTCATGTTGGGGGGGCGAAACATTAAG GTCGGGCGGCCAAGTAACATCGGTCAGGCGCAACCCATCATTGACCAGCTGGCAGAGGAGGCACGCGCCTTTAACCGAATATACGTGGCGTCCGTCCACCCCGACCTGTCGGACGACGACATCAAGAGTGTGTTTGAGGCCTTTGGACGGATCAAGTCTTGCACGTTAGCCAGAGACCCCACCACAGGGCGACACAGAGGCTTTGGCTTCATCG AGTATGAAAAGCCTCAGTCAGCCCTGGATGCAGTGTCTTCTATGAACCTCTTTGACCTGGGGGGTCAGTATCTACGGGTGGGCAAAGCAGTGACCCCCCCCATGCCCTTACTGACCCCCACAACCCCAGGTGGTTTgccgcctgctgcagctgtggctgcagcggcAGCCACCGCTAAGATAACGGCCCAGGCAAGTATGAATCCCTTCCAAAGGGATTTAATGGCCTTCCAG GAGGCTGTAGCTGGCGCATCAGTCTTGGGGGCGTTAGCTGCGCCCCAACTTCTTGGCCAGCAAATGGGAATACCTCAGGCCGTTATGGCTGCTCAGGCACCAGGAGTCATCACAG GTGTGACTCCGGTGCGCCCCCCCATACCAGTACTTCCCCAGGTTGGTCTCGTAAACCCCGTGCTCGCATCTCCGCCGGTCCTGTCCAACCAAGTCGGGGCCGCCAACCAActagaaaagaaagaggagaaggaagagatGCTTCAGGATGGCACAGGACAGGAAATGTTGAGTGACCAAGAGCACATGAGCATCTCAGGCAGCAGTGCCAGACATATGGTGATGCAGAAGCTGCTCAGAAAGTCAGAG TCCACGGTGATGGTGCTCCGGAACATGGTCGGACCAGAGGACATCGACGACGACCTGGAAGGcgaggtgacggaggagtgCGGGAAGTTTGGCTCCGTCAACAGAGTCATCATTTACCAGGAAAAGCAAGGCGAAGAGGAGGACGCAGATATTATTGTCAAAATCTTTGTAGAGTTTTCCATGGCCTCCGAGATGAACAAAGCCATCCAGGCCCTCAACGACCGCTGGTTCGGCGGTCGCAAAGTTGTGGCAGAAGTGTACGACCAAGACCGTTTTAACAGCAGCGACCTCTCTGCGTAA
- the LOC115394294 gene encoding poly(U)-binding-splicing factor PUF60 isoform X5, with product MTGLQGGEPLTMENGQGTGSKLGLPPLTPEQQEALQRAKKYAMEQSIKSVLVKQTIAHQQQQLTNLQVAAQRQRALAIMCRVYVGSIYYELGEDTIRQAFAPFGPIKSIDMSWDSVTMKHKGFAFVEYDVPEAAQLALEQMNSVMLGGRNIKVGRPSNIGQAQPIIDQLAEEARAFNRIYVASVHPDLSDDDIKSVFEAFGRIKSCTLARDPTTGRHRGFGFIEYEKPQSALDAVSSMNLFDLGGQYLRVGKAVTPPMPLLTPTTPGGLPPAAAVAAAAATAKITAQEAVAGASVLGALAAPQLLGQQMGIPQAVMAAQAPGVITGVTPVRPPIPVLPQVGLVNPVLASPPVLSNQVGAANQLEKKEEKEEMLQDGTGQEMLSDQEHMSISGSSARHMVMQKLLRKSESTVMVLRNMVGPEDIDDDLEGEVTEECGKFGSVNRVIIYQEKQGEEEDADIIVKIFVEFSMASEMNKAIQALNDRWFGGRKVVAEVYDQDRFNSSDLSA from the exons ATGACTGGATTGCAGGGAGGTGAACCTCTGACGATGGAGAATGGACAGGGCACAGGCTCCAAGCTTGGCCTGCCGCCTCTCACCcctgagcagcaggaggcacTTCAGAGG gcAAAGAAGTATGCCATGGAACAAAGCATTAAGAGTGTGTTGGTGAAGCAGACCATTgcccatcagcagcagcagctcaccaacCTGCAG GTGGCAGCTCAGCGTCAGCGTGCACTGGCCATCATGTGTCGAGTGTATGTCGGCTCCATATACTATGAGCTTGGAGAGGACACCATCAGACAAGCCTTTGCCCCCTTTGGCCCAATCAAGAGTATTGACATGTCTTGGGATTCAGTCACGATGAAACACAAG GGATTTGCCTTTGTGGAGTATGATGTGCCAGAGGCTGCTCAGCTGGCTCTGGAGCAGATGAACTCAGTCATGTTGGGGGGGCGAAACATTAAG GTCGGGCGGCCAAGTAACATCGGTCAGGCGCAACCCATCATTGACCAGCTGGCAGAGGAGGCACGCGCCTTTAACCGAATATACGTGGCGTCCGTCCACCCCGACCTGTCGGACGACGACATCAAGAGTGTGTTTGAGGCCTTTGGACGGATCAAGTCTTGCACGTTAGCCAGAGACCCCACCACAGGGCGACACAGAGGCTTTGGCTTCATCG AGTATGAAAAGCCTCAGTCAGCCCTGGATGCAGTGTCTTCTATGAACCTCTTTGACCTGGGGGGTCAGTATCTACGGGTGGGCAAAGCAGTGACCCCCCCCATGCCCTTACTGACCCCCACAACCCCAGGTGGTTTgccgcctgctgcagctgtggctgcagcggcAGCCACCGCTAAGATAACGGCCCAG GAGGCTGTAGCTGGCGCATCAGTCTTGGGGGCGTTAGCTGCGCCCCAACTTCTTGGCCAGCAAATGGGAATACCTCAGGCCGTTATGGCTGCTCAGGCACCAGGAGTCATCACAG GTGTGACTCCGGTGCGCCCCCCCATACCAGTACTTCCCCAGGTTGGTCTCGTAAACCCCGTGCTCGCATCTCCGCCGGTCCTGTCCAACCAAGTCGGGGCCGCCAACCAActagaaaagaaagaggagaaggaagagatGCTTCAGGATGGCACAGGACAGGAAATGTTGAGTGACCAAGAGCACATGAGCATCTCAGGCAGCAGTGCCAGACATATGGTGATGCAGAAGCTGCTCAGAAAGTCAGAG TCCACGGTGATGGTGCTCCGGAACATGGTCGGACCAGAGGACATCGACGACGACCTGGAAGGcgaggtgacggaggagtgCGGGAAGTTTGGCTCCGTCAACAGAGTCATCATTTACCAGGAAAAGCAAGGCGAAGAGGAGGACGCAGATATTATTGTCAAAATCTTTGTAGAGTTTTCCATGGCCTCCGAGATGAACAAAGCCATCCAGGCCCTCAACGACCGCTGGTTCGGCGGTCGCAAAGTTGTGGCAGAAGTGTACGACCAAGACCGTTTTAACAGCAGCGACCTCTCTGCGTAA
- the LOC115394294 gene encoding poly(U)-binding-splicing factor PUF60 isoform X4, translating into MTGLQGGEPLTMENGQGTGSKLGLPPLTPEQQEALQRAKKYAMEQSIKSVLVKQTIAHQQQQLTNLQVAAQRQRALAIMCRVYVGSIYYELGEDTIRQAFAPFGPIKSIDMSWDSVTMKHKGFAFVEYDVPEAAQLALEQMNSVMLGGRNIKVGRPSNIGQAQPIIDQLAEEARAFNRIYVASVHPDLSDDDIKSVFEAFGRIKSCTLARDPTTGRHRGFGFIEYEKPQSALDAVSSMNLFDLGGQYLRVGKAVTPPMPLLTPTTPGGLPPAAAVAAAAATAKITAQASMNPFQRDLMAFQEAVAGASVLGALAAPQLLGQQMGIPQAVMAAQAPGVITGVTPVRPPIPVLPQVGLVNPVLASPPVLSNQVGAANQLEKKEEKEEMLQDGTGQEMLSDQEHMSISGSSARHMVMQKLLRKSESTVMVLRNMVGPEDIDDDLEGEVTEECGKFGSVNRVIIYQEKQGEEEDADIIVKIFVEFSMASEMNKAIQALNDRWFGGRKVVAEVYDQDRFNSSDLSA; encoded by the exons ATGACTGGATTGCAGGGAGGTGAACCTCTGACGATGGAGAATGGACAGGGCACAGGCTCCAAGCTTGGCCTGCCGCCTCTCACCcctgagcagcaggaggcacTTCAGAGG gcAAAGAAGTATGCCATGGAACAAAGCATTAAGAGTGTGTTGGTGAAGCAGACCATTgcccatcagcagcagcagctcaccaacCTGCAG GTGGCAGCTCAGCGTCAGCGTGCACTGGCCATCATGTGTCGAGTGTATGTCGGCTCCATATACTATGAGCTTGGAGAGGACACCATCAGACAAGCCTTTGCCCCCTTTGGCCCAATCAAGAGTATTGACATGTCTTGGGATTCAGTCACGATGAAACACAAG GGATTTGCCTTTGTGGAGTATGATGTGCCAGAGGCTGCTCAGCTGGCTCTGGAGCAGATGAACTCAGTCATGTTGGGGGGGCGAAACATTAAG GTCGGGCGGCCAAGTAACATCGGTCAGGCGCAACCCATCATTGACCAGCTGGCAGAGGAGGCACGCGCCTTTAACCGAATATACGTGGCGTCCGTCCACCCCGACCTGTCGGACGACGACATCAAGAGTGTGTTTGAGGCCTTTGGACGGATCAAGTCTTGCACGTTAGCCAGAGACCCCACCACAGGGCGACACAGAGGCTTTGGCTTCATCG AGTATGAAAAGCCTCAGTCAGCCCTGGATGCAGTGTCTTCTATGAACCTCTTTGACCTGGGGGGTCAGTATCTACGGGTGGGCAAAGCAGTGACCCCCCCCATGCCCTTACTGACCCCCACAACCCCAGGTGGTTTgccgcctgctgcagctgtggctgcagcggcAGCCACCGCTAAGATAACGGCCCAGGCAAGTATGAATCCCTTCCAAAGGGATTTAATGGCCTTCCAG GAGGCTGTAGCTGGCGCATCAGTCTTGGGGGCGTTAGCTGCGCCCCAACTTCTTGGCCAGCAAATGGGAATACCTCAGGCCGTTATGGCTGCTCAGGCACCAGGAGTCATCACAG GTGTGACTCCGGTGCGCCCCCCCATACCAGTACTTCCCCAGGTTGGTCTCGTAAACCCCGTGCTCGCATCTCCGCCGGTCCTGTCCAACCAAGTCGGGGCCGCCAACCAActagaaaagaaagaggagaaggaagagatGCTTCAGGATGGCACAGGACAGGAAATGTTGAGTGACCAAGAGCACATGAGCATCTCAGGCAGCAGTGCCAGACATATGGTGATGCAGAAGCTGCTCAGAAAGTCAGAG TCCACGGTGATGGTGCTCCGGAACATGGTCGGACCAGAGGACATCGACGACGACCTGGAAGGcgaggtgacggaggagtgCGGGAAGTTTGGCTCCGTCAACAGAGTCATCATTTACCAGGAAAAGCAAGGCGAAGAGGAGGACGCAGATATTATTGTCAAAATCTTTGTAGAGTTTTCCATGGCCTCCGAGATGAACAAAGCCATCCAGGCCCTCAACGACCGCTGGTTCGGCGGTCGCAAAGTTGTGGCAGAAGTGTACGACCAAGACCGTTTTAACAGCAGCGACCTCTCTGCGTAA